A genomic region of Mitsuaria sp. 7 contains the following coding sequences:
- a CDS encoding helix-turn-helix domain-containing protein: MRRTSFEDMACPVARATDMLGDSWSVLILREVFYGHHRFDEFATELGIASNTLTRRLAELVERELLKKRLYSDKPPRYEYVLTPKGRDLRPVMLALLTWGNKHAALKNKPVRLVDTETGEPVELKLIDARTGKAIGPQHKVERRSGQPKKVELFDFDGVMPAAGAAD, encoded by the coding sequence ATGCGCCGCACGAGCTTCGAAGACATGGCCTGTCCGGTGGCGAGGGCGACGGACATGCTGGGCGACAGCTGGAGCGTGCTGATCCTGCGCGAGGTGTTCTACGGTCACCACCGCTTCGACGAGTTCGCGACCGAACTGGGCATCGCCTCCAACACGCTGACGCGCCGGCTGGCGGAACTGGTGGAGCGGGAGCTGCTCAAGAAGCGGCTCTACAGCGACAAGCCGCCGCGCTACGAGTACGTGCTGACGCCCAAGGGTCGGGACTTGCGACCGGTGATGCTGGCGCTGCTGACCTGGGGCAACAAGCACGCGGCCTTGAAGAACAAGCCGGTGCGGCTGGTCGACACCGAGACGGGGGAGCCGGTGGAGCTCAAGCTCATCGACGCCCGCACCGGCAAGGCGATCGGGCCGCAGCACAAGGTGGAGCGGCGGTCGGGGCAGCCCAAGAAGGTGGAGCTGTTCGACTTCGACGGCGTGATGCCGGCGGCGGGCGCGGCCGACTAG
- a CDS encoding DHA2 family efflux MFS transporter permease subunit, producing the protein MSTALATADDGSAPPPPARKRPPFWSDIVVPIDQLTTRDKVLAFATMCVGMFIALLDIQIVSASLRDIGGGLSAGADDTTWVQTSYLIAEIIVIPLSGWLASVVSTRWLFAVSALGFTLTSLLCGLAWNIQSMIAFRALQGFLGGSMIPMVFTTAFMYFSGKQRVIAASTIGAIASLAPTLGPVVGGYITDVLSWQWLFYINLLPGLVVTVVVPLMVRVDKPNLSLLKGADYLSMVLLAVFLGCLEYTLEEGPRWNWFSDSTIVATAWIAGVTGIAFIARSLTHAHPIVDLRALKDRNFALGSLFSFITGIGIFATIYLTPLFLGRVRGYGALDIGLAVFSTGVFQVMSIPLYAFLASRFDLRWILFAGLSLFALSMWEFAPITHDWGSHQLLLPQALRGMGQQLSVPPVVTLALGALPPARLKLASGLFNLMRNLGGAIGIAACATILNDRTNLHFQRLSEHLTTRNEAMTQLLASTGASLSASMPSGDAATAALRQLWSLTYREALTMTFADAFLIVMGCFIVALVFVPMLRKIAPPAAPSADAH; encoded by the coding sequence ATGAGCACCGCCCTTGCCACGGCGGACGACGGGTCGGCGCCACCCCCACCGGCGCGCAAGCGCCCGCCCTTCTGGTCCGACATCGTCGTCCCCATCGACCAGCTCACCACGCGCGACAAGGTGCTGGCCTTCGCCACCATGTGCGTGGGCATGTTCATCGCGCTGCTGGACATCCAGATCGTGTCGGCGTCGCTGCGCGACATCGGCGGCGGCCTCTCGGCCGGCGCGGACGACACCACCTGGGTGCAGACCAGCTACCTGATCGCCGAGATCATCGTGATCCCGCTCTCGGGCTGGCTCGCGAGCGTGGTCTCGACGCGATGGCTGTTCGCCGTCTCGGCGCTGGGCTTCACGCTGACCAGCCTGCTGTGCGGCCTGGCCTGGAACATCCAGAGCATGATCGCCTTCCGCGCGCTGCAGGGCTTCCTGGGCGGCTCCATGATCCCGATGGTCTTCACCACCGCGTTCATGTATTTCAGCGGCAAGCAGCGCGTGATCGCGGCGTCCACCATCGGCGCGATCGCCTCGCTGGCGCCCACGCTCGGTCCCGTCGTCGGCGGCTACATCACCGACGTGCTGTCCTGGCAGTGGCTCTTCTACATCAACCTGCTGCCGGGCCTGGTCGTGACCGTCGTCGTGCCGCTGATGGTGCGCGTCGACAAGCCCAATCTCTCGCTGCTCAAGGGCGCGGACTACCTGTCGATGGTGCTGCTCGCGGTGTTCCTCGGCTGTCTGGAATACACGCTCGAAGAGGGGCCGCGCTGGAACTGGTTCAGCGACTCGACCATCGTCGCCACCGCGTGGATCGCCGGCGTGACGGGCATCGCGTTCATCGCGCGCAGCCTCACGCACGCGCATCCCATCGTCGACCTGCGCGCGCTCAAGGACCGCAACTTCGCGCTGGGCAGCCTGTTCTCGTTCATCACCGGCATCGGGATCTTCGCCACCATCTACCTGACGCCGCTGTTCCTCGGCCGCGTGCGCGGCTACGGCGCGCTCGACATCGGCTTGGCCGTGTTCTCCACCGGCGTGTTCCAGGTGATGTCGATCCCGCTGTACGCCTTCCTCGCCAGCCGCTTCGACCTGCGCTGGATCCTCTTCGCGGGGCTCTCGCTCTTCGCGCTGTCGATGTGGGAGTTCGCGCCGATCACGCATGACTGGGGCTCGCATCAGCTGCTGCTGCCGCAGGCGCTGCGCGGCATGGGCCAGCAGCTCAGCGTGCCGCCGGTGGTGACGCTGGCGCTCGGGGCGCTGCCGCCGGCCCGGCTGAAGCTGGCCTCGGGGCTGTTCAACCTGATGCGCAACCTCGGCGGCGCCATCGGCATCGCGGCCTGCGCGACCATCCTCAACGACCGGACCAACCTGCACTTCCAGCGCCTGTCCGAGCACCTGACCACCCGCAACGAGGCGATGACCCAACTGCTGGCATCGACCGGCGCATCGCTGTCGGCCTCGATGCCATCGGGCGACGCCGCCACCGCCGCGCTGCGCCAGCTCTGGTCGCTGACCTACCGCGAGGCGCTGACGATGACCTTCGCCGACGCCTTCCTGATCGTGATGGGCTGCTTCATCGTCGCGCTGGTCTTCGTACCGATGCTGCGCAAGATCGCGCCGCCCGCCGCGCCCTCCGCCGATGCGCATTGA
- a CDS encoding LysE family translocator, producing the protein MPFSSLSNPEFLITSLIVVASPGTGALVTLAAGLSGGARASIHAALGCTIGIVPHMLAAITGLAALLHASAVAFDAVKYVGVVYLLYMAWMSLKDSGPLAVDTDSPPRSAREVVANAALVNLLNPKLSIFFLAFLPQFIARDEPHPTPLMVELSLVFMAMTFAVFAVYGVFAAAMRDRVLTRPPVLRWMRRGFAAAFVGLGVKLALVQR; encoded by the coding sequence GTGCCCTTCTCTTCGCTCTCGAATCCCGAGTTCCTGATCACCTCGCTGATCGTCGTGGCCTCGCCCGGCACCGGCGCGCTGGTCACCCTTGCCGCCGGGCTGTCGGGCGGCGCGCGGGCCTCGATCCACGCCGCCCTCGGCTGCACGATCGGCATCGTCCCCCACATGCTGGCCGCGATCACCGGCCTGGCCGCCCTGCTACACGCCAGCGCCGTCGCCTTCGACGCGGTGAAGTACGTCGGCGTCGTCTACCTGCTCTACATGGCCTGGATGTCGCTGAAGGACAGCGGACCGCTCGCCGTCGACACTGACAGCCCGCCGCGCTCCGCGCGCGAGGTCGTGGCCAACGCGGCCCTCGTGAACCTGCTCAACCCGAAGCTCTCGATCTTCTTCCTCGCCTTCCTGCCGCAGTTCATCGCCCGCGACGAGCCGCACCCGACGCCGTTGATGGTCGAGCTCTCCCTCGTCTTCATGGCCATGACCTTCGCCGTGTTCGCGGTCTACGGCGTCTTCGCCGCCGCGATGCGCGACCGCGTGCTCACGCGCCCTCCCGTCCTGCGCTGGATGCGCCGCGGCTTCGCGGCCGCCTTTGTCGGACTGGGCGTGAAGCTCGCGCTGGTCCAGCGTTGA
- a CDS encoding HlyD family secretion protein has protein sequence MTASTPSASSSAATPPRRALGRASLKWAVLTAVVLGIAAYGAHWWTVGRFHEETDDAYVGGDVTVIGAKVTGYITELPVTDNQFVHAGDLLARIDSRDYQAALQRTIAAVEAQDAAIANLGASAALQQAVIAKARAGIDAASAEEQRARDDFARYKDLVGRAAVSVESSQRAEASFKTAQAGSARARAEQQAAERQLDVIATQKRQAQAALAQARAERDIAQLNLGYTELRAPRDGYIGNRKARLGTYVGVGTPLLSVVPAQGLWIDANFKEDQLARMTTGQPVNIRADAWPGVVLHGTLGSLAPATGAQFSVLPAENATGNFTKIVQRVPVRIQLDPADERLGRLRPGLSVVVEVDTNHAGAGTKSASADATKTATTTASVQ, from the coding sequence ATGACCGCTTCAACGCCTTCCGCTTCCTCTTCAGCCGCCACGCCGCCGCGCCGCGCCCTCGGACGCGCCTCGCTGAAATGGGCCGTGCTGACGGCCGTCGTGCTCGGGATCGCCGCCTACGGCGCGCACTGGTGGACGGTGGGCCGATTCCATGAGGAGACCGACGACGCCTACGTCGGCGGCGACGTGACCGTGATCGGCGCGAAGGTCACGGGCTACATCACCGAGCTGCCGGTCACCGACAACCAGTTCGTCCACGCCGGCGACCTGCTCGCCCGCATCGACAGCCGCGACTACCAGGCCGCGCTGCAACGTACCATCGCCGCGGTCGAGGCGCAGGACGCCGCGATCGCCAACCTCGGCGCCTCCGCCGCACTGCAGCAGGCGGTGATCGCGAAGGCCCGCGCCGGCATCGACGCCGCTTCGGCTGAAGAGCAGCGCGCGCGCGACGATTTCGCGCGCTACAAGGACCTCGTCGGCCGCGCGGCCGTGTCGGTCGAAAGCAGCCAGCGCGCCGAAGCGAGCTTCAAGACCGCGCAGGCCGGCTCCGCACGCGCCCGCGCCGAGCAGCAGGCCGCGGAGCGCCAGCTCGACGTCATCGCCACGCAGAAGCGCCAGGCGCAGGCCGCGCTCGCCCAGGCCCGCGCCGAACGCGACATCGCCCAGCTCAACCTGGGCTACACCGAGCTGCGCGCACCGCGCGACGGCTACATCGGCAACCGCAAGGCGCGGCTCGGCACCTACGTCGGCGTCGGCACGCCGCTGCTGTCGGTGGTCCCGGCACAGGGCCTGTGGATCGACGCGAACTTCAAGGAGGACCAGCTCGCGCGCATGACCACCGGCCAGCCGGTGAACATCCGCGCGGACGCCTGGCCCGGCGTCGTGCTGCACGGCACGCTCGGCAGCCTCGCGCCGGCAACGGGCGCGCAGTTCAGCGTGCTGCCCGCGGAGAACGCGACCGGCAACTTCACCAAGATCGTCCAGCGCGTGCCGGTGCGCATCCAGCTCGATCCGGCCGATGAGCGCCTGGGCCGGCTGCGTCCGGGCCTGTCCGTCGTCGTCGAGGTCGACACCAACCACGCTGGCGCCGGCACCAAGAGCGCCAGCGCGGACGCCACCAAGACCGCGACGACCACCGCGAGCGTGCAATGA
- a CDS encoding DUF1508 domain-containing protein, with translation MAFHVYRDNLSQWRWYLLAGNNRKIADSGEGYNNKADCLSAINLVKGTGNTPVYGV, from the coding sequence ATGGCATTCCATGTTTATCGCGACAACCTCAGTCAGTGGCGCTGGTACCTTCTTGCTGGGAACAATCGCAAGATTGCCGACAGCGGAGAGGGCTACAACAACAAGGCAGATTGCCTGTCGGCAATCAATCTGGTGAAAGGTACGGGCAACACGCCCGTGTACGGAGTCTAG
- a CDS encoding helix-turn-helix domain-containing protein, which translates to MAHRSPLAGDPALLALGAAVRRIREAKGISQERLALEAQVDRSYVSHIETGKNNPAVLTLVKLAGAMDVSVADLVAQAGL; encoded by the coding sequence ATGGCTCATCGGTCCCCGCTTGCAGGCGACCCGGCGCTTCTTGCGCTGGGGGCTGCAGTGCGTCGTATCCGCGAAGCCAAGGGGATCTCGCAGGAACGGCTGGCGCTGGAAGCCCAGGTGGACCGGTCCTATGTCAGCCACATCGAGACCGGGAAGAACAATCCAGCGGTGTTGACGCTGGTGAAGCTTGCGGGGGCTATGGACGTGTCGGTCGCAGACTTGGTGGCGCAGGCAGGGTTGTAG
- a CDS encoding TolC family protein — MTLLHSVSLRPLIRLAPLALAAFLVACAQMPGPGERPRALDDRFAGQSLIAQHQDGVAPATLGTWWQDFDDPALTAIVQRALDQNLDLAIALARVDQARAAAQGAGAQRLPQGAVQGQLLTQRQSLKSPEGSLAHGFPGYDRNQTLQTLGVGASWEADLAGGLRQGETAAVAEWQAAEAARLGARVTVAAEAADAYFRVRGAQARIEVAKAHLRTQSQLLQLIQDRFKGGLAAQREVAEAQALQLQARGTLPPLRTELAQQQHRLDVLMGEQAGTYAAKLMSASQAQSQSQSQSQASSLTASQATSRSSTYRVPTLPGDLTPATLMRRRPDVIAAERQLDASQARIGVATAEYYPRLTLGGVLGASSLHGGLFSSQAFQPQALLGLHWRLFDFGRVDAEVAQARGARAEALAQVRQRMLRATEDVENALVTLSELEQQRGDLAKEVRAHQVARDAAEDAYKGGAASLIEVLQEDRLLLGARDQLAQLDANHARAAVSAFRAFGGGWDAAENPTR; from the coding sequence ATGACGCTCCTGCATTCCGTCTCTCTCCGCCCGCTGATCCGGCTCGCGCCGCTGGCCCTCGCCGCCTTTCTCGTCGCCTGCGCGCAGATGCCCGGGCCCGGTGAACGCCCCCGCGCGCTCGACGACCGCTTCGCCGGCCAGTCCCTGATCGCGCAGCACCAGGACGGCGTCGCGCCGGCCACGCTGGGCACCTGGTGGCAGGACTTCGACGATCCGGCGCTGACCGCGATCGTCCAGCGCGCGCTGGACCAGAACCTGGACCTCGCCATCGCGCTGGCACGGGTCGACCAGGCGCGCGCCGCGGCGCAAGGCGCCGGCGCGCAGCGCCTGCCGCAGGGCGCGGTGCAAGGACAGCTGCTCACTCAGCGCCAGTCGCTGAAGAGCCCCGAGGGTTCGCTCGCCCATGGCTTCCCGGGCTACGACCGGAATCAGACCTTGCAGACGCTCGGCGTGGGTGCGAGCTGGGAGGCCGATCTCGCCGGCGGTTTGCGACAAGGCGAGACCGCCGCGGTCGCCGAGTGGCAGGCCGCGGAAGCCGCGCGGCTGGGTGCGCGCGTGACCGTGGCCGCCGAAGCCGCCGATGCCTACTTCCGTGTGCGCGGCGCGCAGGCCCGCATCGAGGTCGCCAAGGCCCATCTGCGCACGCAGTCGCAATTGCTGCAATTGATCCAGGACCGGTTCAAGGGCGGGCTCGCCGCGCAGCGCGAAGTCGCGGAGGCCCAGGCGTTGCAGCTGCAGGCGCGTGGCACGCTGCCGCCGCTGAGGACCGAGCTCGCGCAGCAGCAGCATCGCCTCGACGTGCTGATGGGCGAGCAGGCCGGGACCTATGCGGCGAAGCTGATGTCGGCATCGCAGGCGCAATCGCAATCGCAATCGCAATCGCAAGCCTCATCGCTGACAGCCTCGCAGGCGACCTCGCGGTCATCGACGTACCGCGTCCCCACGCTGCCCGGCGACCTGACGCCCGCCACGCTGATGCGTCGTCGTCCCGACGTCATCGCCGCCGAGCGCCAGCTCGACGCCAGCCAGGCCCGCATCGGCGTGGCGACGGCCGAGTACTACCCGCGCCTGACGCTGGGCGGGGTGCTGGGCGCGTCCAGCCTGCACGGCGGGCTGTTCAGCTCGCAGGCGTTCCAGCCGCAGGCGCTACTCGGCCTGCACTGGCGGCTGTTCGACTTCGGCCGCGTCGATGCCGAAGTCGCGCAGGCGCGTGGCGCGCGGGCCGAGGCGCTCGCGCAGGTGCGGCAGCGGATGCTACGGGCGACCGAGGATGTCGAGAACGCCCTCGTCACGCTGTCCGAGCTGGAGCAGCAACGCGGCGACCTCGCGAAGGAAGTCCGCGCGCATCAGGTCGCGCGCGACGCGGCCGAGGACGCCTACAAGGGCGGCGCCGCCAGCCTGATCGAAGTGCTGCAGGAAGATCGTCTGCTGCTCGGCGCGCGCGACCAGCTCGCGCAACTGGACGCGAACCATGCACGGGCCGCCGTGTCGGCGTTCCGCGCCTTCGGCGGCGGTTGGGACGCTGCGGAAAACCCGACGCGCTAG
- a CDS encoding DMT family transporter encodes MSPPPASSSPSSKLPAPPARGAGGLLPLLFVAVWSTGFIGAKFGLPDAEPLTFLSWRYAAVIALMLPVVLVLRAPWPRSMAACGHIAVTGLLVHGVYLGGVFTAISHGLPAGITALVVGLQPLVTALGARAFLGERIDRMQWLGLALGFLGVGLVVAQKIAAVPGNALLTMLLPAVIALIGITAGTLYQKKFCPSFDLRTGSIIQFVPSLLVTAAIAAMTETMDVHWTGQFVFALAWLVLVLSLGAVSLLNVLIRRGSAVNVASLFYLTPPTTALIAWALFGETLSGLAMAGMALVAIGVWLARRTR; translated from the coding sequence ATGAGCCCGCCGCCTGCCTCGTCATCACCGTCGTCCAAGCTTCCCGCCCCACCCGCGCGCGGCGCCGGCGGCCTGCTGCCGCTGCTCTTCGTCGCCGTCTGGAGCACCGGCTTCATCGGCGCGAAGTTCGGCCTGCCGGACGCGGAGCCGCTGACCTTCCTCTCGTGGCGCTACGCCGCGGTGATCGCGCTGATGTTGCCGGTGGTGCTGGTGTTGCGCGCGCCCTGGCCTCGCTCGATGGCCGCGTGCGGGCACATCGCGGTGACCGGCCTGCTGGTGCACGGCGTGTATCTGGGCGGCGTGTTCACGGCGATCTCGCATGGATTGCCGGCGGGCATCACCGCCCTGGTCGTCGGCTTGCAGCCGCTGGTCACGGCGCTCGGCGCGCGCGCGTTCCTCGGCGAGCGCATCGACCGCATGCAGTGGCTGGGCCTGGCGCTGGGCTTCCTCGGCGTCGGCCTCGTCGTCGCGCAGAAGATCGCGGCCGTTCCGGGCAACGCGTTGCTGACGATGCTGCTGCCCGCCGTCATCGCCTTGATCGGCATTACCGCCGGCACGCTCTACCAGAAGAAGTTCTGTCCTTCCTTCGACCTGCGCACCGGCTCGATCATCCAGTTCGTGCCGAGCCTGCTCGTCACCGCCGCGATCGCCGCGATGACCGAGACCATGGACGTCCACTGGACCGGTCAGTTCGTCTTCGCGCTGGCGTGGCTGGTGCTGGTGTTGTCGCTGGGCGCGGTCAGCCTGCTGAATGTGCTGATCCGCCGCGGCAGCGCCGTGAACGTCGCCAGCCTGTTCTACCTGACGCCGCCGACGACCGCGTTGATCGCCTGGGCGCTGTTCGGCGAGACGCTCAGCGGCCTCGCGATGGCCGGCATGGCGCTGGTCGCGATCGGCGTGTGGCTGGCGCGCAGGACGCGCTGA
- a CDS encoding SH3 domain-containing protein: protein MTTHRPSRNGALLLAASCFATLVHSAPTTAVERPTSICNFGAFVAETDPAGLKVRAAPDPRAKVLGTLPPTFIEPSAGYGVRVEVDVAGARNGWFLIRNASDNEALTDRPARPMFSGEGWVSGSRLTVKSQADVGRAGPSPKAVAVLRIGDNETFDNDIVIEAGRLADCNGKWAQVEFADQRFPAKDRRSLKIDAAARAGLPPGRFRAWVNRICAIQETSCDGLAGDEAADATP, encoded by the coding sequence ATGACCACACACCGCCCCTCGCGCAACGGCGCCCTGCTGCTCGCAGCCTCCTGCTTCGCCACCCTCGTGCACAGCGCCCCGACGACGGCTGTCGAGCGGCCCACCAGCATCTGCAACTTCGGCGCCTTCGTCGCCGAGACCGACCCCGCCGGACTCAAGGTCCGCGCCGCGCCGGACCCGCGCGCCAAGGTCCTCGGCACGCTGCCGCCCACCTTCATCGAGCCGTCGGCCGGCTATGGCGTGCGCGTCGAGGTCGACGTCGCCGGCGCGCGCAACGGCTGGTTCCTGATCCGCAACGCCAGCGACAACGAGGCATTGACCGACCGCCCCGCACGGCCGATGTTCTCGGGCGAAGGCTGGGTCAGCGGCAGCAGGTTGACCGTGAAGTCGCAGGCCGATGTCGGACGCGCAGGACCGAGCCCGAAGGCCGTCGCCGTGCTGCGCATCGGCGACAACGAGACCTTCGACAACGACATCGTCATCGAGGCTGGACGCCTCGCGGACTGCAACGGGAAGTGGGCGCAGGTGGAGTTCGCCGACCAGCGCTTCCCGGCCAAGGATCGACGCTCGCTGAAGATCGACGCCGCCGCCCGCGCAGGCCTGCCGCCGGGCCGGTTCCGGGCCTGGGTGAACCGGATCTGCGCGATCCAGGAAACCAGCTGCGATGGCCTCGCCGGCGACGAGGCCGCCGACGCCACGCCCTGA
- a CDS encoding AraC family transcriptional regulator, giving the protein MPAFTRLPCPLPGVDIVSADSAKAFPRHIHDEFGIGRIDRGAQKTASGRGMVQSVAGDVITVNPGEVHDGLPLGDHGRAWRMLYLSPDLVGDLVADIAEGRAVGDVEFHRPTLHDDRIAGRFESLFHAMASTPTASTDTLRVDGALLLLLQSLLQPRAVALPAIPAGIAIARSRLDDDLTAAVSLADLAREAGLSRFQFLRGFTRATGLPPHAYLVQRRLQQARRLIALGTPLADVAAASGFFDQSHLTRHFVRCFGIAPGAYAAALR; this is encoded by the coding sequence ATGCCCGCCTTCACCCGCCTCCCCTGCCCACTCCCCGGCGTCGACATCGTCAGCGCCGACAGCGCGAAGGCGTTCCCTCGTCACATCCACGATGAATTCGGCATCGGCCGCATCGATCGCGGCGCGCAGAAGACCGCGAGCGGCCGCGGCATGGTCCAGTCCGTCGCCGGCGACGTCATCACCGTCAACCCTGGCGAGGTCCACGATGGCCTCCCGCTCGGCGATCACGGCCGCGCCTGGCGCATGCTGTACCTGTCGCCCGATCTCGTCGGTGATCTCGTCGCCGACATCGCCGAGGGCCGCGCCGTCGGCGACGTCGAGTTCCATCGACCCACACTGCACGACGATCGCATCGCCGGTCGCTTCGAATCGCTCTTCCACGCGATGGCCAGCACGCCGACCGCGTCCACCGACACACTCCGCGTCGACGGCGCGCTGCTCCTGCTGTTGCAGTCGCTGCTCCAGCCGCGCGCCGTCGCGCTGCCCGCGATCCCAGCAGGCATCGCGATCGCCCGCTCGCGGCTCGACGACGACCTCACCGCCGCGGTCAGCCTCGCAGACCTCGCTCGCGAGGCCGGGTTGAGCCGATTCCAGTTCCTGCGCGGGTTCACCCGCGCGACGGGACTTCCGCCTCACGCCTACCTCGTGCAACGCCGCTTGCAGCAGGCACGCCGACTGATCGCGCTCGGCACGCCGCTCGCGGATGTCGCCGCCGCCAGCGGCTTCTTCGACCAGAGCCACCTGACACGCCACTTCGTCCGATGCTTCGGCATCGCGCCGGGCGCGTACGCCGCCGCGCTTCGTTGA
- a CDS encoding helix-turn-helix domain-containing protein, whose translation MTTGTTTEQDHPHLIAFTEICGLFNCTESSLISMLRSGELPGVKLGRDWRIPRQAFWQRLNEMALEKAAERRQVMADLDHTPSPTSEVPVYPRTRGRPRLPR comes from the coding sequence ATGACCACCGGAACGACGACAGAGCAGGATCATCCGCATCTGATCGCGTTCACGGAAATCTGTGGCCTTTTCAACTGCACGGAATCCAGTTTGATCTCGATGTTGCGTTCAGGTGAACTGCCAGGTGTCAAGTTGGGCAGAGACTGGCGCATCCCCCGCCAGGCGTTCTGGCAACGCCTGAACGAGATGGCGCTGGAGAAGGCCGCCGAGCGGCGTCAGGTCATGGCAGATCTGGATCACACCCCATCCCCGACTTCCGAAGTACCGGTTTATCCGCGTACGCGTGGCCGACCGCGACTTCCCCGCTGA
- a CDS encoding MFS transporter, with the protein MPLARAGTTAALGVAQTLAWASTYYLPAMLAAPMAIDLGVSTSTVFGAFSMALVVSACVGPAAGRAIDRHGGRPVLMISSLVFFAGLALLGSARSTAGMVAAWIVLGVGMGGGLYEAAFAALVRLWGQDSRAAITGVTLLAGFASTVGWPLTSHLETTLGWRSTCFVWAALHLCLGLPLNALIAGVEKPLSAIGAPPMDVIAHVAASKPSRYTTALLAWVFAATLFISTAMAAHLPRLLQAQGASLEGAVMVGALIGPAQVAARLTEFGLMRHLHPLIAARLAAALHPFGAILLGVLGAPAAAVFGLLHGAGNGILTIAKGTLPLSIFGAQGYGRRQGVLMIPARLAQAIAPWSFGLALDASGRGALAISGAIGALAFASLFALTPPAPEKSLRGIKP; encoded by the coding sequence ATGCCGTTGGCCCGGGCCGGAACCACTGCCGCCCTGGGCGTGGCCCAGACACTGGCGTGGGCGTCGACGTACTACCTGCCTGCGATGCTGGCAGCGCCGATGGCGATCGACCTTGGTGTCAGTACTTCGACCGTGTTCGGCGCGTTCTCGATGGCGCTGGTGGTCTCCGCCTGTGTCGGTCCTGCTGCCGGGCGGGCCATAGACCGGCACGGCGGGCGTCCCGTGTTGATGATCAGCAGTCTGGTGTTCTTCGCTGGTCTGGCGCTGCTGGGAAGCGCGCGCAGCACTGCCGGCATGGTCGCTGCCTGGATCGTCTTGGGTGTCGGCATGGGAGGCGGCCTCTATGAAGCAGCGTTCGCGGCCTTGGTCCGCTTGTGGGGTCAAGACTCCAGGGCGGCAATAACTGGAGTGACGCTGCTTGCAGGATTCGCGAGCACCGTCGGGTGGCCGCTGACCAGTCATCTCGAAACCACACTCGGCTGGCGATCGACTTGCTTTGTCTGGGCCGCACTTCACCTGTGCCTCGGCCTGCCGCTCAATGCATTGATCGCCGGGGTAGAGAAGCCCCTCAGCGCCATCGGCGCGCCGCCCATGGACGTGATCGCCCATGTCGCGGCCTCCAAGCCCTCGCGGTACACCACGGCCTTGCTGGCATGGGTCTTCGCCGCCACACTGTTCATCAGTACGGCGATGGCCGCGCATCTTCCGCGACTCCTGCAGGCACAAGGCGCGTCGCTTGAAGGCGCTGTCATGGTCGGCGCACTTATCGGTCCGGCTCAAGTCGCCGCAAGACTGACGGAGTTCGGCCTGATGCGGCATCTACACCCATTGATCGCAGCACGCCTTGCCGCAGCCCTACATCCGTTCGGTGCGATTCTTCTGGGAGTCTTGGGCGCCCCTGCAGCCGCAGTCTTCGGACTGCTACACGGGGCTGGCAACGGGATTCTTACCATCGCCAAGGGAACGCTTCCCCTGTCGATCTTCGGCGCCCAAGGATATGGCAGACGTCAGGGCGTCCTGATGATTCCTGCCCGGTTGGCTCAGGCGATTGCGCCTTGGTCCTTCGGTCTCGCGCTCGATGCGTCCGGTCGCGGGGCACTTGCGATTTCCGGTGCCATCGGTGCACTCGCGTTCGCCAGCCTGTTCGCCCTGACACCCCCGGCGCCTGAAAAGTCATTGCGGGGCATCAAACCTTGA
- a CDS encoding DUF1810 domain-containing protein, with amino-acid sequence MPSLSALDRFSTAQAPQVADVLAELKRGRKLSHWMWYFFPQLRGLGVSSTAQFYGIESLDEAIAYLDHDVLGPRLRECVALMNTHRNKTAEQILGSVDAMKFRSSLTLFAKASGDEAVFIEALDRYFSGQPDPRTLDLLR; translated from the coding sequence ATGCCCAGTCTGTCTGCCCTTGACCGATTCAGCACTGCGCAAGCTCCGCAGGTCGCCGACGTCCTCGCCGAGCTCAAGCGCGGCCGCAAGCTCAGCCATTGGATGTGGTACTTCTTCCCCCAGCTCCGTGGGCTGGGCGTGAGCAGCACGGCGCAGTTCTACGGGATCGAGTCACTGGACGAGGCGATCGCCTACCTCGACCACGACGTCCTCGGCCCGCGCCTGCGCGAGTGCGTCGCGCTGATGAACACCCACCGCAACAAGACCGCCGAGCAGATCCTGGGCTCCGTGGACGCAATGAAGTTCCGCTCATCGCTGACGCTCTTCGCGAAGGCGTCGGGCGACGAGGCCGTGTTCATCGAAGCGCTCGATCGCTACTTCAGCGGCCAGCCGGATCCGCGCACGCTGGATCTCCTGCGCTGA